The proteins below are encoded in one region of Lepisosteus oculatus isolate fLepOcu1 chromosome 10, fLepOcu1.hap2, whole genome shotgun sequence:
- the LOC102687172 gene encoding tumor necrosis factor receptor superfamily member 11B, translated as MGVSNLRSQTAMKLHVLFAISFTWAFHEVPVPKYQHWDPVASQFYVCDQCPPGTALQEHCSSTRPTVCSPCPEHHFSEHWHWDDKCQYCTTVCKEKQRVRQECNSTHNRICECIEGYHLEIEFCVKHTACQPGFGVKIPGTPESDTVCEICPNGYYSSRLSTTEQCTKHTNCTDLGFKTSSPGTATQDAICESNGKGGATQCFRHHLQCHSDITLCEEAIFQFIVSQGLSSLQLDLLIENLPGKKVDNKKIEKLRKTCSPKQQILHLLKLWVQQNKDQDSMFSIIQGVNHCERVVSRCAGFRNLTLSHLTAVMDSLPGNKVKAEDIKQIMSTCESKQYILQLLQLWKMQNGDQDIAKGLSQSIRKLRRKKVPKRLLKSIKKIIKIFNTSSIHKLYEKMFLDIIQGSKCLKSKSLNE; from the exons ATGGGTGTTAGCAATCTGAGGTCGCAGACAGCTATGAAGCTTCATGTG CTTTTTGCCATCTCCTTTACCTGGGCTTTTCATGAGGTACCTGTACCAAAGTATCAGCACTGGGATCCTGTAGCATCCCAGTTTTATGTGTGTGACCAGTGCCCACCTGGTACAGCTTTACAGGAGCATTGCAGTTCCACCAGACCGACTGTGTGCTCACCTTGTCCTGAACACCATTTCTCTGAACACTGGCATTGGGATGACAAGTGTCAGTATTGCACTACTGTTTGCAAGGAGAAACAGAGAGTTCGGCAAGAGTGCAACAGCACACATAACCGAATCTGTGAATGCATCGAGGGCTATCATCTTGAAATCGAGTTCTGCGTTAAACACACTGCGTGTCAGCCTGGATTTGGCGTAAAGATTCCAG GTACGCCGGAAAGTGATACAGTTTGTGAAATATGTCCAAATGGCTACTATTCGAGCAGACTATCAACAACTGAACAATGTACTAAACACACAAACTGCACAGACCTGGGGTTCAAGACATCTTCACCtggtactgcaacacaagatgCTATATGTGAGAGTAATGGAAAAGGTGGAGCCACCCAATGTTTTCGTCACCACCTTCAGTGTCACTCAG aTATCACTCTATGTGAGGAGGCTATATTCCAGTTTATTGTATCCCAAGGGCTATCCTCTCTCCAGCTTGATTTATTGATTGAGAACTTGCCTGGGAAAAAAGTGgacaacaaaaaaatagaaaaattgaGGAAGACCTGCAGTCCCAAGCAACAGATTCTTCACCTGCTGAAACTGTGGGTGCAGCAGAACAAAGACCAAGATAGCATGTTTAGCATAATACAAG GTGTAAATCATTGTGAGAGAGTGGTGTCTAGATGTGCCGGTTTTAGAAACCTGACACTGAGTCACTTGACTGCAGTAATGGACAGCCTGCCTGGAAACAAAGTGAAAGCAGAGGACATCAAACAGATCATGAGCACATGTGAATCAAAACAGTACATTCTTCAGCTCTTGCAACTTTGGAAGATGCAAAATGGGGACCAAGATATTGCCAAGGGACTTTCACAAAGCATCAGAAAACTAAGAAGGAAGAAAGTTCCAAAAAGGTtattaaaaagcattaaaaaaatcatcaagATCTTCAATACATCTTCTATACAtaagttgtatgaaaaaatgtttttggataTCATTCAGGGGAGCAAGTGTTTAAAATCCAAATCACTTAATGAATAA